In Candidatus Hydrogenedentota bacterium, a single genomic region encodes these proteins:
- a CDS encoding DUF2961 domain-containing protein, translating into MKIFTGVMACVLVCGVAAAQDLAGLPDLDVPAIKAENALWVENPVEKQFLASKTVVVADLKGPGRIEMMHFAMPGSLKLGREAILRIYWDGAPEPSVNCPLVDFFCNPAGQYDSVETVVSNVRRGFNCYWPMPYRKSARVEVVYDGDLAPGPELQSKMPCYSYVMYRNLDQVSDSAGYFHANWRQDALPLGKVAYTALETSGKGKFVGWSVTVRKPGSPAYLVDMNEMFYIDGESSPSIELQGIEDSFGFSWGFPETQSEFLVSGYRKYFQGAAAYKFFVNDAIPFEKSLRVAIDFGKNENETIKGMVGEEGYYHEFSSVCYWYQQTPAAVGNLPSLTERQPAPDDNPAWPLKEVLPSESELQKQGTAFYMLCGREKKEVLYAEDGFSLGKVDGYGYAGWPGPVYHTRASKEVLSIELKVPASAAGVLRLYIIDPDGFGGGRKEAIRVDGKALGVFEGFKRGQWIEMPVDAASTQDGTVLVEAENLNPEGNAVISILEWRKK; encoded by the coding sequence ATGAAGATATTCACTGGGGTAATGGCGTGTGTGCTTGTTTGCGGGGTGGCGGCGGCGCAGGACTTGGCGGGGTTGCCGGATCTGGATGTGCCGGCGATCAAGGCTGAGAATGCGTTGTGGGTGGAGAATCCGGTTGAGAAGCAGTTTCTGGCTTCGAAGACGGTGGTGGTCGCGGACCTGAAGGGTCCGGGGCGAATCGAGATGATGCATTTCGCGATGCCGGGTTCGTTGAAGTTGGGGCGTGAGGCGATTCTGCGGATCTATTGGGACGGGGCGCCGGAGCCGAGTGTGAATTGTCCGTTGGTGGATTTCTTCTGTAATCCGGCGGGACAGTACGATTCGGTGGAAACGGTCGTCTCGAATGTGCGGCGGGGGTTCAATTGTTATTGGCCGATGCCGTATCGGAAATCGGCGCGCGTGGAGGTCGTGTACGACGGCGATTTGGCGCCGGGGCCGGAGCTGCAGTCGAAGATGCCGTGTTATTCGTATGTGATGTATCGCAACTTGGATCAGGTTTCAGACAGCGCCGGTTACTTTCACGCGAATTGGCGTCAGGATGCGTTGCCTTTGGGGAAAGTTGCGTACACCGCGTTGGAGACATCGGGGAAGGGGAAGTTTGTGGGGTGGAGTGTGACGGTGCGTAAGCCGGGTTCGCCCGCTTATCTCGTGGACATGAACGAGATGTTCTATATCGACGGCGAAAGCAGTCCGTCCATTGAGTTGCAGGGGATTGAGGATTCGTTTGGTTTCAGTTGGGGGTTTCCGGAGACACAGAGCGAGTTTCTCGTGAGCGGTTATCGGAAGTATTTCCAGGGGGCAGCAGCGTACAAGTTCTTCGTGAACGATGCGATCCCGTTTGAGAAGTCGCTGCGAGTAGCCATCGATTTCGGGAAGAATGAGAACGAGACGATTAAGGGCATGGTCGGCGAGGAGGGGTATTATCACGAGTTTTCGAGCGTGTGTTATTGGTATCAGCAGACTCCGGCCGCAGTGGGGAACCTGCCGTCTCTGACAGAGCGTCAGCCCGCGCCCGACGACAATCCGGCGTGGCCGCTGAAGGAAGTGTTGCCATCGGAAAGCGAACTCCAGAAGCAGGGAACCGCGTTCTACATGCTCTGCGGGCGTGAAAAGAAAGAAGTCCTCTACGCTGAAGATGGTTTTTCGCTGGGGAAGGTTGACGGATACGGATACGCGGGGTGGCCTGGTCCGGTGTATCACACGCGCGCCAGCAAGGAGGTGTTGTCGATTGAATTGAAGGTGCCTGCTTCAGCGGCCGGGGTTCTGCGCCTCTATATTATTGACCCCGATGGATTCGGCGGAGGGCGCAAGGAAGCGATTCGTGTAGATGGAAAAGCACTGGGGGTGTTTGAAGGATTCAAACGCGGTCAATGGATCGAAATGCCGGTGGATGCTGCATCGACGCAAGACGGGACGGTGCTTGTGGAAGCGGAGAATTTGAATCCTGAGGGTAACGCGGTGATATCGATCCTGGAGTGGCGCAAGAAATGA
- a CDS encoding HDOD domain-containing protein — protein sequence MERLMLRDTLARIGELPTLPTVLNSILDALAEPDTSALDLGRLIAADQSLSATLLRQANSAYYGFYRTISSVPNAVVVLGFRDVQNLVLTASVFRAFPSEGSAYNRSQLWRHSLATAMLCERLAKALRFSPDATFFSAGLLHDIGKVALDSIYPKAVSEIVTRARDERRPVRAIEKEVFGLDHAEVGGVLAEHWNLPTALAEGIRWHHDSESTTSAQQLARMVSVSNHFAYLAGLGETEMDTEIEVPTAAMQALGVTEEMSSLLVEEMRGANSRVDALLGAIAEEA from the coding sequence GTGGAGCGTTTGATGCTTCGTGATACTTTGGCGCGCATTGGGGAATTGCCGACGCTGCCAACGGTACTCAACAGTATATTGGATGCGTTGGCAGAGCCGGATACGTCCGCGTTGGACCTGGGACGCCTGATAGCTGCCGATCAGAGTCTATCGGCAACTTTGTTGCGGCAGGCGAATTCAGCATATTACGGCTTCTACCGGACCATCAGCAGCGTACCGAATGCGGTGGTGGTGCTGGGATTCCGGGATGTGCAGAATCTCGTGTTGACGGCTTCTGTTTTCCGAGCCTTTCCTTCTGAGGGTTCTGCCTACAACCGGAGCCAATTGTGGCGTCATTCCCTGGCGACGGCCATGCTTTGCGAGCGGCTGGCGAAGGCATTGCGCTTTTCCCCGGACGCGACATTCTTCAGTGCGGGGCTATTGCACGATATCGGCAAGGTCGCCTTGGACTCTATCTATCCGAAAGCGGTCTCCGAAATCGTGACACGCGCGCGTGATGAACGGCGGCCGGTGCGGGCGATTGAAAAAGAGGTCTTTGGACTTGACCACGCCGAGGTGGGAGGCGTGTTGGCCGAGCACTGGAATCTACCTACTGCTCTCGCCGAAGGTATTCGTTGGCATCATGACTCGGAATCCACGACGTCGGCCCAGCAGCTTGCGCGCATGGTGTCCGTCTCGAATCATTTCGCGTACCTCGCCGGGTTGGGTGAGACGGAGATGGATACTGAGATCGAAGTACCGACAGCGGCCATGCAGGCGCTTGGAGTCACGGAAGAAATGTCGTCGCTTCTCGTTGAAGAGATGCGCGGGGCGAACTCCCGCGTCGACGCCTTATTGGGAGCCATTGCCGAGGAAGCCTAA